Proteins from a single region of Bremerella sp. JC817:
- a CDS encoding cellulase family glycosylhydrolase gives MKLDRRKFTVGAATTLGLWSLGDLARGSSEDIAPPLGVGVNLAGPEFGTQDPQFSQANPGTLGRDYTFNSRQTVQYFFDHGVKSFRIPISWERLQPKLGGELDVVYFGGLQRLLSWVTDVGGNAILDLHNYGRYRRSIDGRPVEAVLGESKGGKELLSVEDLANVWRRIAQQLKGHYSIAAYGIMNEPHNLHGLDWASASNQVVAAIREVDQQRWISVSGIDWASSQRFAEVNGQNAWINDPARRTMYEAHAYFDSDASGKYVASFAEEAKLDPDIADRPSRTLEPFLKWCQLNRVYGFVGEIGVPNEPQWLELLAEACRLIHEANAAVSYWAAGEWWGDYRLSVQPKSFDATLPAQMKMVVDNMR, from the coding sequence ATGAAGCTTGATCGAAGAAAGTTCACCGTTGGGGCTGCGACGACACTGGGACTATGGAGCCTTGGAGATCTCGCGCGGGGGAGCAGCGAGGATATTGCTCCGCCGTTGGGTGTGGGCGTCAATTTGGCGGGACCAGAGTTCGGCACGCAAGATCCCCAGTTCTCGCAAGCGAATCCCGGTACGCTTGGACGCGATTACACGTTCAATTCCCGCCAAACGGTTCAATATTTTTTCGACCACGGCGTGAAGAGTTTTCGCATCCCAATCAGTTGGGAAAGGCTCCAACCGAAACTAGGAGGAGAACTCGACGTCGTTTACTTTGGCGGCCTCCAGAGGCTGCTCTCATGGGTTACCGACGTCGGTGGGAACGCGATCCTCGACTTGCATAACTATGGGCGATACAGGCGGTCGATCGATGGTCGTCCCGTCGAGGCAGTCTTGGGGGAATCGAAGGGAGGGAAAGAACTGCTCTCGGTAGAGGATCTCGCCAACGTGTGGCGACGAATTGCTCAGCAGTTGAAAGGACACTACTCGATTGCCGCCTATGGAATCATGAACGAACCGCACAACCTCCACGGGCTAGATTGGGCTTCCGCTTCAAATCAGGTTGTCGCCGCAATCCGTGAGGTAGACCAGCAGCGTTGGATCTCGGTCTCTGGCATCGACTGGGCAAGCTCCCAGCGGTTTGCGGAAGTCAACGGCCAAAATGCCTGGATCAACGATCCCGCTCGGCGAACCATGTACGAAGCCCATGCCTACTTCGATTCCGATGCCAGTGGCAAGTATGTTGCCTCTTTCGCAGAAGAAGCGAAACTTGATCCCGATATTGCCGATCGCCCGTCGCGGACGCTTGAGCCCTTCTTAAAGTGGTGCCAGCTCAATCGCGTGTATGGCTTCGTTGGTGAAATTGGCGTTCCAAACGAACCCCAATGGCTGGAACTGTTGGCCGAGGCCTGTCGTTTGATCCATGAAGCCAATGCCGCTGTCAGCTATTGGGCCGCAGGGGAATGGTGGGGCGACTATCGCTTATCAGTCCAGCCGAAGAGCTTCGACGCAACGCTGCCAGCTCAGATGAAAATGGTCGTCGACAACATGCGGTAG
- a CDS encoding PSP1 C-terminal domain-containing protein: MIQETPVGRHHFVRISVLGHVGRFTSVDAVTYGRGMRVICRTSRGLEVGEILSPASEAESHDSDGSILRGVTVEDDLLIARLERNRQEAFAACQQELASRGIQVPLLEVEQLFDGSSLYFYFLGDVPAEVADLTSQLAETYNAAAGISQFSDLLETGCGPGCGTAEKAGGCGGACTSCAIAGACKK; this comes from the coding sequence TTGATCCAGGAAACGCCCGTCGGTCGCCATCATTTCGTTCGTATCAGCGTGCTAGGCCACGTTGGCCGATTCACATCGGTTGACGCTGTTACTTACGGACGAGGCATGCGCGTCATCTGCCGCACTTCCCGAGGATTAGAGGTCGGCGAGATCCTGTCGCCTGCCAGCGAAGCGGAATCGCACGACTCGGACGGCTCAATTTTGCGAGGCGTTACGGTCGAAGACGACCTGCTGATTGCTCGTCTGGAACGCAATCGCCAAGAGGCGTTTGCGGCTTGCCAGCAAGAATTGGCCAGCCGGGGGATTCAAGTTCCCCTCCTGGAAGTCGAGCAGTTGTTCGATGGCAGCTCGTTATATTTTTACTTCTTGGGAGATGTTCCCGCCGAGGTCGCTGATTTAACTTCTCAATTGGCCGAGACTTACAACGCAGCGGCCGGCATCAGCCAGTTTTCGGACCTGCTGGAAACGGGCTGTGGTCCTGGTTGCGGGACCGCCGAAAAGGCAGGCGGCTGCGGCGGTGCTTGCACCAGCTGTGCGATCGCGGGTGCCTGCAAGAAGTAA
- a CDS encoding MBL fold metallo-hydrolase: MVNVAEIAPDLYRLSLFVPQLNMQFNHFLVKDDEPLLFHTGLKAMFPPLLEAVSKIVDPAALKYIAWSHFESDECGALNQWLEIAPNAEPVCTLVGKLVSVDDFSDRPARGMLPDDVLSTGKYRYRFYPSPHIPHGWDAGVLFEETTKTLFCSDLFHHFGDVAPLTTDSLIEPTTEGMQFLRQGPLAGYMPYTSQTEGVLRKLADLKPETLAVMHGASFQGAGDQLLLDLAEVIRVNFDGE; encoded by the coding sequence ATGGTCAACGTTGCCGAGATCGCACCCGATCTGTATCGACTGTCGCTGTTTGTGCCGCAATTGAACATGCAGTTCAATCACTTTCTCGTGAAGGATGACGAGCCGCTGCTCTTCCACACCGGCTTGAAAGCGATGTTCCCGCCGCTGCTGGAAGCGGTCTCGAAGATCGTCGATCCAGCCGCATTGAAGTACATTGCCTGGAGCCACTTCGAGTCGGACGAATGTGGCGCCTTGAATCAATGGCTCGAGATCGCCCCGAATGCCGAGCCAGTTTGCACGCTCGTGGGGAAGTTGGTCAGTGTCGATGACTTTTCCGATCGGCCCGCCCGAGGCATGCTGCCGGACGATGTGCTTTCGACCGGCAAATATCGCTACCGGTTCTACCCTTCGCCTCACATTCCGCATGGCTGGGATGCCGGCGTGCTGTTCGAAGAAACGACGAAGACACTTTTCTGCTCGGACCTGTTTCACCATTTTGGCGATGTGGCCCCGCTGACGACCGACTCGCTGATCGAGCCAACGACCGAAGGAATGCAGTTCCTGCGGCAAGGTCCACTGGCTGGCTACATGCCGTATACGTCGCAAACCGAAGGAGTCCTGAGGAAGCTCGCCGACTTGAAGCCAGAAACCTTGGCGGTGATGCACGGAGCTTCCTTCCAAGGGGCAGGGGACCAATTGCTGCTCGACCTGGCCGAAGTGATTCGGGTCAACTTCGACGGCGAATAA
- a CDS encoding glycosyltransferase gives MTDRQTQSHFSQGIRQLMIVLAVVSATTYLTYRVLYTINFENTYAVIASVMLLGAEFWGVFLMYLYFMQVWRQIDPEPIPPLENRSVDVFLPTYNEDVQLLQGSINALNQLDYPHTTYVLDDGHRPAVAELCREMGVNYISRDTNIHAKAGNLNHALDQTNGEFVVIFDADHIARPNFISRTLGYFADDKLAFVQTPHAFYNFDSFQSHVDFKRGIYWEEGQLFYNVIQPGKTAWNANVFCGSAAIFRRKALEDVGLIATETITEDMHTGLRLHAKGWKSLFVNERMIAAQAAPDITTFAAQRLRWGEGNLSIFAYDNPLTLKGLTLGQRLNYLGSMLGWTTGPAKALLYAAPILMLLTGVSPVGQFTLTLLAVTLTYLLMTWTAVKVVSNGYGRLWDMEVQAMTNFWIQCCCLYRAIIHRGRGKFVVTNKRGRQSTKFTMLIAPHMTVIIMGIAAIAWAAAKIYFGASNDYVALAVGGLIITVQSLMAFEVVRKAFRPVDGRFSWRHPTNEVHIQYEGDGLKGQAISVDVNESGLGAIVYQPIPVGAIVTLNISSGTRQLTCQAEARNCWQLTEGQPGFQAFRVGFHFLNLSHSQVCDLWSISAEAAVDDQYKRLGPNAARRRRKNVMRLPIELATSEGVPASINVVSSVLENESILFDSTSRLELTPQVFFRINSPVGTISGMGKLEETGRAEEYRLRLIKFDNQSRSLLKSLQASERQSKTASALNPISKTAPRPLVRPLIHGGWMALAASVMCVLCAWHLWKDNYFLATLGQDRQPISIHQRDQANAILAKIMDAPLEKQSPALLFEARRVLELLGEKERLDKLDQVLAKEFPDDVGLKLARASELSNQKEFAAAYDTFKEIGAAASAGEIKPSKTQQFQIDVGLARSAISVKKPEIAVAAYRKALSIKPDAEVSLELANVLFDQKQFAAVRELLAELPPSFGAQEVQARLEMAEGKPEAAVKLLSKLTEQHPEANELRSLFANALEDDGEYEQAIAQLQKLLDQDYQLTETKLRLVNLLMADQKFQQAVPLLDDLSQQIVHDSSLWPSYVNTVRHLKRPSPQMRSNLEAIYDKLTTQNGCEPLKEDLAEYFASDDQLDRATKLMSQCVRDQPDNLHLRKRYAELLHDAGQYVAADEEYQLLLKLVGSPDTQSVSIQRDPS, from the coding sequence ATGACCGACCGACAAACACAATCGCATTTTTCTCAAGGTATCCGCCAACTGATGATCGTGTTGGCGGTTGTTTCGGCAACCACCTACCTTACTTATCGCGTGCTGTACACGATCAATTTCGAGAACACCTACGCGGTCATCGCCTCGGTCATGCTGCTGGGAGCCGAATTCTGGGGCGTGTTCTTGATGTACCTGTACTTCATGCAGGTTTGGCGGCAAATCGATCCCGAGCCGATACCGCCGCTCGAAAACCGATCGGTAGATGTCTTCCTTCCCACGTACAACGAAGATGTACAACTCTTACAGGGCTCGATCAATGCGCTCAATCAGCTCGACTATCCGCATACGACTTACGTACTGGATGACGGACATCGCCCTGCGGTTGCTGAATTGTGTCGTGAGATGGGGGTCAACTACATCTCACGCGATACAAACATTCACGCGAAAGCGGGTAACCTGAACCACGCGTTGGATCAAACTAACGGGGAATTCGTGGTCATTTTTGACGCCGATCATATCGCTCGACCGAATTTCATCTCTCGTACGCTGGGTTATTTCGCCGACGACAAGCTGGCCTTCGTGCAGACACCGCATGCGTTTTACAACTTCGACAGTTTCCAATCGCATGTCGACTTTAAGCGAGGAATCTATTGGGAAGAAGGGCAGCTGTTTTACAATGTAATCCAGCCAGGCAAGACCGCTTGGAATGCGAACGTGTTCTGCGGAAGCGCGGCGATTTTCCGCCGCAAGGCTCTGGAAGACGTTGGCCTGATCGCGACTGAAACGATTACTGAAGACATGCATACCGGTCTGCGGCTGCATGCCAAGGGTTGGAAGTCGTTGTTTGTGAACGAGCGGATGATCGCCGCCCAAGCCGCCCCGGATATCACGACCTTCGCGGCGCAGCGCCTACGTTGGGGTGAAGGTAATCTCAGCATCTTCGCTTACGACAACCCGTTGACATTAAAGGGACTTACCCTTGGACAGAGGTTGAACTATCTAGGCTCGATGCTCGGCTGGACGACCGGTCCGGCAAAGGCATTGCTTTACGCCGCGCCGATCCTGATGCTATTGACGGGCGTCTCTCCTGTGGGGCAGTTCACACTAACGCTGTTGGCCGTGACACTGACCTATCTGTTGATGACCTGGACGGCAGTGAAAGTGGTAAGTAACGGATACGGTCGATTATGGGACATGGAAGTTCAGGCAATGACCAACTTTTGGATTCAATGCTGCTGTTTGTACCGCGCGATAATTCATCGCGGACGCGGAAAGTTCGTGGTGACGAACAAACGTGGGCGGCAAAGCACCAAGTTCACCATGTTGATCGCTCCGCACATGACCGTAATCATCATGGGTATCGCAGCGATTGCCTGGGCCGCGGCAAAAATCTACTTTGGTGCCAGTAACGACTACGTGGCATTGGCCGTAGGTGGCTTGATTATCACGGTCCAATCGCTGATGGCCTTTGAAGTTGTCCGCAAGGCGTTTCGTCCTGTGGATGGGCGGTTCTCGTGGCGTCATCCAACCAATGAAGTTCACATTCAGTACGAAGGAGATGGTTTGAAAGGTCAGGCCATCAGCGTCGATGTGAACGAATCGGGCCTGGGAGCGATCGTCTATCAACCGATCCCCGTGGGGGCGATCGTCACATTGAACATTTCTTCCGGCACTCGGCAATTGACTTGCCAGGCTGAGGCTCGCAATTGTTGGCAGCTAACGGAAGGACAACCAGGTTTTCAGGCATTCCGCGTAGGCTTTCATTTCTTAAACTTGTCTCATTCGCAGGTTTGTGATCTGTGGTCGATATCGGCGGAAGCAGCCGTCGACGATCAATACAAACGCCTGGGGCCCAATGCGGCTCGTCGCCGGCGTAAAAATGTGATGCGACTGCCCATCGAATTGGCAACGAGTGAGGGAGTTCCGGCTTCGATCAATGTGGTTTCTTCGGTTCTCGAAAATGAGTCGATCCTGTTTGATTCGACGTCACGTTTGGAACTGACCCCTCAGGTCTTTTTCCGAATCAACTCTCCGGTCGGCACGATTAGCGGTATGGGAAAGTTGGAGGAGACAGGGCGTGCCGAGGAATATCGCTTGCGTTTGATCAAGTTCGATAACCAATCGCGGAGCTTGCTGAAGAGCCTGCAAGCGTCGGAGCGGCAATCGAAGACGGCATCGGCGTTGAATCCAATTTCCAAGACGGCCCCGCGCCCCTTGGTTCGCCCGTTGATTCATGGAGGCTGGATGGCCTTGGCGGCATCTGTGATGTGCGTGCTGTGCGCCTGGCATCTCTGGAAAGACAACTATTTTCTGGCGACACTAGGCCAGGACCGTCAACCAATCAGTATCCACCAGCGTGATCAGGCGAACGCCATTTTGGCGAAGATTATGGATGCTCCCTTGGAAAAACAAAGCCCGGCACTCCTCTTCGAGGCACGTCGGGTGCTGGAATTGCTGGGTGAGAAGGAGCGACTGGACAAGCTTGATCAGGTTCTCGCCAAGGAATTCCCGGACGACGTGGGCTTGAAGCTGGCTCGTGCCAGTGAACTGAGTAATCAAAAGGAGTTCGCCGCGGCATACGACACGTTCAAAGAGATCGGAGCTGCCGCGTCAGCTGGAGAGATCAAACCGAGCAAGACGCAACAATTCCAGATTGATGTCGGCCTGGCTCGCAGTGCGATTTCAGTCAAAAAGCCAGAGATCGCCGTGGCTGCGTATCGCAAAGCCTTGAGCATCAAGCCCGACGCTGAGGTCTCGCTTGAACTGGCTAACGTGCTGTTCGATCAGAAGCAATTCGCCGCCGTCAGGGAACTGCTGGCCGAACTGCCTCCCAGCTTCGGTGCCCAGGAGGTTCAAGCTCGACTTGAGATGGCCGAAGGCAAACCGGAAGCAGCCGTCAAACTACTGAGCAAATTGACCGAGCAGCATCCTGAAGCCAATGAATTACGAAGCCTGTTCGCCAATGCCCTTGAGGATGACGGCGAATACGAACAAGCAATCGCACAGCTACAGAAGTTGCTTGACCAGGATTATCAACTCACAGAGACCAAACTGCGGCTGGTCAATTTGTTGATGGCCGACCAAAAGTTCCAGCAAGCCGTTCCGCTGCTGGACGATCTATCGCAACAGATCGTTCACGACTCGTCGCTTTGGCCATCGTATGTGAACACGGTGCGTCACTTGAAGCGGCCTTCGCCCCAGATGCGAAGCAATCTGGAAGCGATCTACGATAAGCTGACGACCCAGAACGGCTGTGAACCACTGAAGGAAGATCTTGCGGAGTACTTTGCCTCGGATGATCAATTGGATCGGGCAACGAAGCTGATGTCGCAATGCGTGCGAGATCAGCCTGACAACTTGCATCTTCGAAAGCGATATGCGGAATTGTTGCACGAC
- the typA gene encoding translational GTPase TypA, whose protein sequence is MRRDDLRNIVIIAHVDHGKTTLVDCLLHQSGQFRESQLSSERILDSNDLEKERGITILAKNIALPYNGVKINIVDTPGHADFGGEVERVLSMADGAVVLVDAAEGPMPQTRFVLSKALEVGLKPIVLINKIDKPDARPHEVVDEVLDLFLSLGASDEIAEFPYLFASAKAGFASEDPTVREGDMRPLLDLVLKHIPGPDVNPDGPLQMRVTTLDWSEYTGRIAIGRIKSGKIKKGQSVMVSKANDTFERGRVVALHVFENLGRAEVDEVGAGDIVAVTGIEDIDIGDTICAVDNPMPLPRVAVDAPTLEMMFTINTSPLLGKDGKYVTSRNLRDRLEKELERNVALRVRPGDSGDSFLVSGRGVLHLAVLIETMRREGYELAVGKPQVIMRTVDGVKEEPYEQLVIEVPSEKMGPVMELVGERRGELVEMQPRGDYSQVIFTIPSRGLIGLRTKLLNSTQGEAIVNHRFESYRPLSGEVPRRANGAMISMVSGKAVGFALFALQERSDMFVRHGDEVYEGMIVGENSRGDDLTVNPTKEKKLTNMRASGSDENIVLRPPREMSLEVALEYIEDDELVEVTPNHIRLRKILLKETDRRRQSRK, encoded by the coding sequence ATGCGACGCGACGACCTTCGGAACATTGTGATCATTGCCCACGTCGACCATGGTAAAACAACCTTGGTTGACTGCCTGCTGCACCAGAGCGGCCAGTTCCGAGAGAGCCAGCTTTCGAGCGAGCGAATCCTCGACTCGAACGATCTGGAAAAGGAACGCGGCATTACGATTCTGGCGAAGAATATCGCCCTCCCTTACAACGGCGTGAAGATCAACATCGTCGATACCCCTGGGCACGCCGACTTCGGTGGCGAAGTCGAGCGCGTGTTGAGCATGGCTGACGGTGCCGTCGTGCTGGTTGACGCCGCGGAAGGCCCAATGCCACAGACGCGGTTCGTGTTGTCGAAGGCGTTGGAAGTTGGTTTGAAGCCGATCGTGCTGATCAACAAGATCGACAAGCCCGATGCCCGTCCGCACGAAGTTGTCGACGAAGTGCTCGACTTGTTCCTCTCGCTGGGTGCCAGCGATGAGATCGCCGAGTTTCCTTACCTGTTTGCCAGTGCCAAGGCGGGCTTCGCTTCGGAAGATCCAACGGTCCGCGAAGGGGACATGCGTCCATTGCTCGACCTGGTGCTGAAGCACATCCCAGGCCCCGACGTCAATCCAGACGGTCCCCTTCAGATGCGTGTCACGACCCTCGACTGGTCGGAGTACACCGGTCGTATCGCGATCGGCCGCATCAAGTCAGGCAAGATCAAGAAGGGCCAGTCGGTGATGGTCTCGAAGGCGAACGATACCTTCGAACGTGGCCGTGTGGTTGCCCTGCACGTCTTCGAAAACCTCGGTCGTGCGGAAGTCGATGAAGTGGGCGCTGGTGACATTGTTGCCGTGACCGGTATCGAAGACATCGACATCGGCGATACGATCTGTGCGGTCGACAACCCAATGCCGCTACCACGCGTGGCGGTCGATGCCCCGACCCTTGAAATGATGTTCACCATCAATACCTCGCCACTGCTGGGTAAGGATGGCAAGTACGTTACCTCGCGTAACCTGCGAGATCGTTTGGAAAAGGAGCTCGAACGCAACGTTGCCCTGCGAGTTCGTCCTGGCGATTCCGGCGATAGTTTCCTCGTGAGTGGCCGTGGTGTGTTGCACCTGGCAGTTCTGATTGAAACGATGCGTCGTGAGGGTTACGAACTGGCCGTGGGCAAGCCGCAAGTGATCATGCGTACCGTGGACGGTGTCAAGGAAGAACCTTACGAACAACTCGTCATCGAAGTGCCATCCGAAAAGATGGGCCCGGTGATGGAACTGGTTGGCGAACGTCGTGGCGAGCTGGTCGAAATGCAGCCTCGTGGTGACTACAGCCAGGTGATCTTCACGATCCCTTCGCGTGGTCTGATCGGGCTGCGAACCAAGCTGCTCAACTCGACCCAGGGCGAAGCAATCGTCAACCATCGCTTCGAGTCGTACCGTCCGCTGTCGGGCGAAGTGCCTCGTCGAGCCAACGGTGCGATGATCTCGATGGTGTCAGGCAAGGCCGTCGGTTTCGCTCTGTTTGCTTTGCAGGAACGTTCCGACATGTTCGTTCGCCACGGCGACGAAGTGTACGAAGGCATGATCGTCGGCGAAAACTCGCGTGGCGACGACCTGACGGTGAATCCGACCAAAGAAAAGAAGCTGACCAACATGCGAGCTTCCGGTTCGGACGAAAACATCGTGTTGCGTCCACCCAGAGAAATGAGCCTGGAAGTCGCGCTCGAGTACATCGAAGATGACGAACTGGTCGAAGTGACGCCGAACCACATCCGTCTGCGAAAGATCTTGTTGAAAGAAACCGATCGCCGACGTCAGAGCCGCAAGTAA
- a CDS encoding putative zinc-binding metallopeptidase, giving the protein MRTFRCQCGRKLFFGSTRCVACDATVAMCPCCRNVAAMAPQKDGSWKCTAAGCGHVLKMCQNRVDHEVCNRGVEIEEEDQPRCTYCRLNRVIPDLKVPGNLEKWRRLETAKRRVLDGIESIGLPIGMPSQNELLPLWFEFKADDAQPVSTGHANGVITINVKEADSVHREQTRVEFGEPQRTLVGHFRHELGHYYWDLIVKPKLLSEFRELFGNEEDPTYAEAQQAYYKNGPQSDWQQQFISGYATMHPWEDFAESFAAYLDMTAIVITAQSFPRIEAEVPADDFDKWLQTYREIGVMANEFNRDIGLLDLVPEVFTQPVVEKLRFMASLKEPSKLARPAHVR; this is encoded by the coding sequence ATGCGGACCTTTCGCTGCCAGTGTGGTCGCAAGTTGTTCTTTGGAAGTACTCGATGCGTTGCCTGCGATGCGACGGTTGCCATGTGCCCTTGTTGCCGAAACGTCGCGGCGATGGCTCCACAGAAAGATGGCTCTTGGAAATGCACCGCCGCTGGCTGCGGCCACGTGTTGAAGATGTGCCAGAACCGGGTCGATCACGAGGTTTGCAATCGCGGCGTCGAGATCGAAGAAGAAGATCAGCCACGCTGCACCTACTGCCGGCTGAATCGCGTCATCCCTGACTTGAAGGTTCCTGGCAATCTGGAGAAATGGCGTCGACTTGAAACGGCTAAGCGTCGTGTGCTCGATGGCATCGAGTCGATTGGGCTTCCGATTGGCATGCCGTCACAAAACGAACTGCTGCCACTTTGGTTCGAGTTCAAAGCGGACGACGCCCAGCCCGTTTCGACCGGGCACGCCAACGGAGTGATCACCATCAATGTAAAGGAAGCCGACAGCGTCCATCGCGAACAGACCCGTGTCGAGTTTGGCGAACCGCAGCGAACCCTGGTCGGGCACTTCCGCCACGAACTGGGCCATTATTACTGGGACCTGATCGTCAAACCGAAGCTTCTCAGTGAGTTCCGAGAACTGTTTGGCAACGAAGAAGACCCAACCTACGCCGAAGCCCAGCAGGCCTATTATAAGAATGGGCCTCAGTCTGATTGGCAGCAACAGTTCATTTCTGGGTATGCGACGATGCACCCCTGGGAAGATTTCGCCGAGAGCTTTGCCGCCTATCTCGATATGACGGCGATCGTAATCACGGCCCAGTCGTTTCCGCGGATCGAAGCGGAGGTTCCGGCCGATGACTTCGATAAGTGGCTGCAAACCTATCGCGAAATCGGTGTGATGGCGAACGAGTTCAATCGCGACATCGGCCTGTTGGATCTGGTGCCGGAAGTGTTCACGCAACCGGTTGTCGAGAAACTGCGGTTCATGGCATCGCTGAAAGAACCCAGTAAGTTGGCACGACCTGCTCACGTTCGGTAG
- a CDS encoding sulfatase, producing the protein MIFIDDMGYADIGPFGAKAYKTPNLDQMAAQGRTFTDFYVTQAVCSASRAGLMTGCYNVRVGIQGALGPNSKIGINPDEITMAELCKQKGYATACYGKWHLGDRQEFLPMQHGFDDYFGLPYSNDMWPYHPGVRHLSEEERIKRWPHLPLYDGNKVINPKVDGEAQEQLTTQYTEKAVSFIDENKARPFFLYLPHSMVHVPLYVSDKFKGKSGAGLFGDVVMEVDWSVGQVLDAIRRNKIEDNTLVIFTSDNGPWLSYGEHAGSAGPLREGKGTMWEGGCREPTIMWWPGHIPAGTVCSTPAMTIDIFPTVAKLIGADLPEHPIDGKDIWPLMVGEEGAKSPHEAYYFYYGSGLKAVRSGKWKLVFPHEYRTMAGREGGKDGLPAAYSQATTDLALFDLEKDPGETTNVLADHPQVVEQLEKLADGIRQKLGDSHRKIKGSENRPVGRI; encoded by the coding sequence GTGATCTTCATCGACGACATGGGCTATGCCGATATCGGGCCGTTTGGGGCGAAGGCGTACAAGACGCCGAATCTTGATCAGATGGCAGCTCAGGGGCGGACCTTTACCGACTTCTACGTTACCCAGGCGGTTTGCTCGGCCTCGCGTGCCGGGCTAATGACTGGTTGCTATAACGTTCGCGTCGGTATTCAAGGAGCGCTCGGTCCGAATTCGAAGATCGGCATCAACCCGGACGAGATAACGATGGCGGAGCTGTGCAAACAGAAGGGTTATGCGACGGCCTGCTATGGCAAGTGGCATCTCGGCGATCGTCAAGAGTTCCTACCGATGCAGCACGGTTTCGACGACTACTTCGGCCTGCCGTACTCGAACGACATGTGGCCGTATCATCCAGGCGTGCGTCACCTCTCGGAAGAAGAACGCATCAAGCGCTGGCCTCACTTGCCACTGTACGATGGCAACAAGGTAATCAATCCGAAGGTCGATGGGGAAGCGCAAGAGCAACTCACCACGCAGTACACCGAGAAGGCGGTCTCGTTCATCGACGAGAACAAAGCTCGCCCGTTCTTCCTATATCTGCCTCATAGCATGGTGCACGTGCCGCTTTACGTGTCGGACAAGTTCAAGGGCAAGTCGGGCGCAGGTCTGTTCGGCGACGTGGTGATGGAAGTCGACTGGTCGGTCGGCCAGGTCCTGGATGCGATTCGTCGCAACAAGATCGAAGACAACACGCTGGTCATCTTCACTTCCGACAACGGCCCCTGGCTGTCGTACGGCGAGCACGCCGGTAGCGCGGGTCCGCTGCGGGAAGGGAAGGGGACGATGTGGGAAGGAGGCTGCCGCGAGCCAACCATCATGTGGTGGCCAGGGCATATTCCCGCGGGCACCGTTTGCAGCACGCCTGCCATGACGATCGATATCTTTCCGACAGTTGCCAAGCTGATCGGAGCCGATCTGCCGGAGCACCCCATCGATGGCAAAGATATCTGGCCGTTGATGGTAGGGGAAGAAGGAGCCAAGTCGCCGCACGAAGCGTACTACTTCTATTACGGAAGCGGCCTGAAGGCAGTCCGCAGCGGCAAATGGAAGCTTGTCTTCCCGCACGAGTATCGCACGATGGCGGGACGTGAAGGGGGCAAAGATGGCTTGCCGGCTGCTTACTCGCAGGCAACAACCGATCTGGCGTTGTTCGATCTGGAAAAGGACCCGGGTGAAACGACCAATGTGCTGGCGGATCATCCCCAGGTGGTCGAGCAGCTAGAGAAGCTGGCCGACGGCATTCGTCAGAAGCTAGGAGATTCGCATCGTAAGATCAAAGGATCCGAGAACCGTCCGGTCGGGCGAATCTAG